The following are encoded in a window of Caldicellulosiruptoraceae bacterium PP1 genomic DNA:
- a CDS encoding amino acid ABC transporter ATP-binding protein: MSNDKMIKAYNIVKYFGHNLVLNKVSLDVDKGEVVVVIGPSGSGKSTFIRCLNHLEKIHSGYIEIDGFVIEDKLEEGQHKKHKSHEIAKFCSQVGMVFQRFNLFPHMTALENVTVAPINVNKMPKEEAKELGIELLKKVGLEDKANSYPSQLSGGQQQRVAIARALAMKPKVMLFDEPTSALDPELVGEVLNVIKELADEGMTMIIVTHEMGFAKEVADRVIFMDNGVIIEEGTPDEIFNNPKQERTKSFLQKIL, translated from the coding sequence ATGAGTAATGATAAGATGATAAAAGCCTACAATATAGTAAAATATTTTGGACATAATTTAGTATTGAATAAAGTTTCACTTGATGTTGATAAAGGTGAGGTTGTGGTAGTTATAGGTCCATCTGGTTCAGGTAAAAGTACATTTATAAGATGTCTTAACCATTTAGAAAAGATACATTCAGGATATATAGAAATTGACGGATTTGTAATAGAAGATAAACTAGAGGAAGGGCAACACAAAAAACATAAATCTCATGAAATAGCTAAATTTTGTTCACAAGTGGGGATGGTTTTTCAAAGATTCAACCTTTTCCCACACATGACTGCATTAGAGAATGTAACGGTAGCACCAATAAATGTAAATAAAATGCCAAAAGAAGAGGCCAAAGAACTTGGTATAGAGCTTCTAAAAAAGGTTGGATTAGAAGACAAAGCTAATTCATATCCTTCACAACTTTCAGGCGGTCAACAGCAGAGAGTAGCAATAGCAAGAGCATTAGCTATGAAACCAAAAGTAATGCTTTTTGATGAGCCAACATCGGCACTTGACCCAGAACTTGTTGGTGAGGTTTTAAATGTAATAAAAGAGTTAGCTGATGAAGGTATGACAATGATTATTGTAACTCATGAAATGGGCTTTGCAAAAGAAGTTGCAGATAGGGTTATTTTTATGGATAATGGTGTAATTATTGAAGAAGGAACACCAGATGAGATTTTTAATAATCCAAAGCAAGAAAGAACAAAATCATTTTTACAAAAGATATTGTAA